One genomic window of Medicago truncatula cultivar Jemalong A17 chromosome 1, MtrunA17r5.0-ANR, whole genome shotgun sequence includes the following:
- the LOC112418615 gene encoding uncharacterized protein, translating to MVAQFLDHVAVEYYVIRDSEDLNTSQQQIFAVTLWSIWKHRNNKVWNNVVETSQQISERAEAFLNSWKSAQKIQPRIQVPSVQHESPCWTKPVLGRFKCNVDAAFSNSLNRMGFAACIRDAEGNFVAGRTTFLSPLLDVEMGEAIGLLQAMQWAKELNMVSMDFETDSKIVADSVYKGNGVSDFMAIIQDCRHLLMTDLVNSDVSFIRRQANGVAHSLAREALSHASFHLHLNIPHCITTLINNERL from the exons atGGTGGCACAATTTTTGGATCATGTTGCAGTCGAGTATTATGTCATCCGTGATAGTGAAGAT CTCAATACTTCACAACAGCAGATTTTCGCGGTCACTCTATGGAGCATATGGAAACATAGAAATAACAAGGTATGGAACAACGTTGTGGAAACTTCTCAACAAATTAGTGAGAGGGCTGAAGCGTTTTTGAACAGTTGGAAGAGTGCACAAAAAATACAGCCACGTATCCAAGTTCCTAGCGTGCAACATGAATCCCCCTGTTGGACAAAACCGGTGCTAGGGAGATTTAAATGTAATGTGGATGCAGCTTTCTCAAATTCACTTAACCGGATGGGTTTTGCAGCTTGTATCAGAGATGCGGAAGGTAATTTTGTCGCAGGTCGAACAACCTTTTTATCCCCTTTACTTGATGTAGAGATGGGTGAAGCGATAGGACTGCTACAAGCAATGCAGTGGGCGAAAGAGCTTAACATGGTGAGCATGGATTTTGAAACAGACTCAAAGATTGTGGCAGATAGTGTTTATAAAGGAAATGGTGTCTCTGATTTTATGGCAATAATTCAAGATTGTAGACACTTGTTGATGACCGATTTAGTAAACTCTGATGTGAGTTTCATTAGGAGACAAGCCAATGGTGTTGCCCATAGTTTAGCTAGGGAAGCGCTATCACATGCTAGTTTCCATTTGCATCTTAACATTCCTCATTGTATAACTACTTTGATTAATAATGAAAGGCTATAA